In Pithys albifrons albifrons isolate INPA30051 unplaced genomic scaffold, PitAlb_v1 scaffold_44, whole genome shotgun sequence, one genomic interval encodes:
- the LOC139685218 gene encoding olfactory receptor 14I1-like, with protein sequence MPNSSSISQFLLLPLADTRQLQLLHLWLFLGISLAALLGNGLIISAVACDHHLHTPRHFFLLNLSLTDLGCICTTVPKAMHNSLWDTTTISYMGCAAQLFFFVFFISAEFSSSRSCATTATLPSANPCTTGPS encoded by the coding sequence atgcccaacagcagctccatcagccagttcctcctcctgccattggcagacacgcggcagctgcagctcctgcacttgtggctcttcctgggcatctccctggctgccctcctgggcaacggcctcatcatcagcgccgtagcctgcgaccaccacctgcacacccccaggcacttcttcctgctcaacctgtccctcacagacctgggctgcatctgcaccactgtccccaaagccatgcacaactccctctgggacaccacaaccatctcctacatgggatgtgctgcacagctctttttctttgtcttcttcatctCAGCAGAGTTTTCCTCCTCACGATCATGTGCTACGACtgctacgttgccatctgcaaacccctgcactacgggaccctcctga
- the LOC139685202 gene encoding olfactory receptor 14C36-like: MSNSSSISQFLLLPLADTRQLQLLHLWLFLGIFLAALLGNGLIISAVACDHHLHTPMHFFLLNLSLTDLGSICTTVPKAMHNSLWDTTTISYMGCAAQVFFLFFLIGTEFYLLTIMCYDRYVAICKPLHYGTLLGSRACAHMAAAAWAVGFLNALLHTANTFSLPLCQGNALGQFFCEIPQILKLSCSHSYLKELGFVVVGAFFVFGCFMFIVFSYVQIFRAVLRIPSEQGRHKAFSTCLPHLAVVSLFISTAVFAHLKPPMISSPSLDLALSVLYSVVPPALNPFIYSLRNKELKDAVRKMMTRCIFKVNTCLFSCANHS, translated from the coding sequence ATGTcgaacagcagctccatcagccagttcctcctcctgccattggcagacacgcggcagctgcagctcctgcacttgtggctcttcctgggcatcttcctggctgccctcctgggcaacggcctcatcatcagcgccgtagcctgcgaccaccacctgcacacccccatgcacttcttcctgctcaacctgtccctcacagacctgggctccatctgcaccactgtccccaaagccatgcacaactccctctgggacaccacaaccatctcctacatgggatgtgctgcacaggtcttctttctattctttcttaTTGGAACAGAGTTTTATCTCCTCACgatcatgtgctacgaccgctacgttgccatctgcaaacccctgcactacgggacccttctgggcagcagagcttgtgcccacatggcagcagctgcctgggccgttggctttctcaatgctctgctgcacacagccaatacattttccctgcccctgtgccagggcaatgccctgggccagttcttctgtgaaatcccacagatcctcaagctctcctgctcacactcctacctcaagGAGCTTGGGTTTGTTGTGGTTGGTGCCTTTTTTGTCTTTGGTTGTTTCATGttcattgttttctcctatgtgcagatcttcagggctgtgctgaggatcccctctgagcagggacggcacaaagctttttccacgtgcctccctcacctggctgtggtctccctgtttatcAGCACTGCTGTATTTGCCCACCTTAAGCCTCCCATGatctcctccccatctctggatCTGGCATTGTCAGTTCTGTATTCGGTGgttcctccagcactgaaccccttcatctacagcctgagaaataaggaactcaaggatgctgtgaggaaaatgatgactcgatgcatttttaaagtaaataccTGCCTGTTTTCATGTGCAAATCACTCATAA